A stretch of DNA from Nitrospirota bacterium:
AACGGAATGTCTGTTAATGAGATTTATGAACTCACATGGATTGACCCGTGGTTTCTGAACAACATAAGGCAGATTGTGGATTTTGAGAAAAAGATTCAAGATTCAAGATTCAAGATTCAAGAAAAAAATAACTTCCGAACTTCCGAACTTCCGAGCTTCCGCTCTGTTTTAAGGGCGGCAAAGGAATACGGCTTTTCTGACAGGCGTATAGCCAAACTTTCAGGAAAGACAGAGGCGGAGATAAGAAAGTTGAGGAATGAATCCGGAATAAAGCCTGTCTATAAAATGGTGGATACATGCGCAGCGGAATTTGCGGCATATACCCCGTATATGTATTCAACATATGAAAAACCGTTCCATTCGGTTCACGGTTCACGGTTCACGGTTCACGGAACTGAATCCGAAATCAATCCCACCGAGCGTAAAAAGGTAATTATCCTCGGCTCAGGTCCTAACAGGATAGGGCAGGGGATTGAATTTGATTACTGCTGCGTCCATGCAGTCTTTGCTTTGAAGGAGCTTGGTTACGAGACTATAATGATCAACTGTAATCCTGAGACTGTCAGCACTGACTATGACACTGCCGACAGGTTATATTTTGAACCTCTGACAATAGAGGATGTGCTGAGCATTATTGAGGCTGAAAAACCGGAAGGCGTCATAGTGCAGTTCGGCGGGCAGACCCCGTTAAAACTGGCAGTGCCTCTTGAAAAAGAGGGCGTAAAGATTCTCGGCACTTCTCCTGACTCAATAGACCGCGCAGAAGACAGGAGGAGATTCAAAGAACTTCTCCACAAACTCAAGCTAAAGCAGGCAGAGAGCGGAACTGCCATGTCTACTGATGAGGCAATAGCCGTCGCAAAGGAGATCGGTTATCCTGTTATGGTAAGGCCTTCTTATGTGCTCGGTGGAAGGGCGATGGAGATTGTCTATGATGAAAGCTCACTTATTGATTATATGAAGCGAGCTGTTAAGGCGTCTCCTGAACATCCTGTGCTGATAGATAAATACCTTGCAGGTGCAATAGAGGTTGATGTTGATGCTATTTCAGACGGTTCCGATGTAATTGTCGGCGGTGTTATGGAGCATATAGAAGAGGCAGGGATACATTCAGGTGATTCAGCATGCTCCCTGCCGCCTTATTCTCTGAATAAAGATATTGTTGCTGAGATTAAAAAGCAGACAAAGGCATTAGCGCGTGAGCTCAATGTCATAGGGCTTATGAATATCCAGTTTGCAGTCAGGGATAACGAGATATACATTCTTGAGGTAAATCCAAGGGCGTCAAGAACAATACCTTATGTGAGCAAGGCAACGGGCGTTCCGCTGGCAAAGCTTGCTGCAAAGGTAATACTCGATAAGACATTGAAGGAACTCGGTCTGACAACTGAAAAGGAGATAAAGCACGTTGCCGTTAAAGAGGCCGTGTTTCCATTTGACAGGTTCAGCGGTGTTGATATAATCCTCGGCCCTGAGATGAAATCCACAGGAGAAGTGATGGGCATAGACGAGGATTTCGGTATTGCATATGCAAAGGCTCAGTTATCATCCAACAACAGGATACCTGTGTCGGGTAAGATTGTGATAAGCGTCAGGGATGAAGACAAGGACGGGATATGTGATATTGTGAAGAAACTCCACGCCATGGGTTTTGAGGTTATAGCAACGCGCGGCACTGCAGAGCATCTCAGTAATAAAGGAATAGAAGTTGAGGTAATAAATAAGGTAAATGAAGGAAGGCCTCATATCGTGGATTTAATCAAAAACAAGGAAGTGAATTTTATCATTAATACAGTTAGCGATGCACAGGCTCAGAGGGATTCTTTTTCAATAAGGCATAGCGCGCTCCAGTACAGGGTGCCTTATACGACAACTGTTTCCGGCGCAAAGGCAGTCGTCAATGCAATTGAAATGCTCCGCAGGAAAAATATAAGCATAAAATCCATTCAGGAATATCACAGGGCATAAAGCACGAGGCGGTGCCTGTCTTTCGGCAATATTAAACTACCTTTGTAAAAGTGCAAATGTTGGTGCAATATAGTCTTGTTCTTCCCATCTGTTATGAGGGGCTATCCGCTCCACTTCGCTGCGACTTCAGCCCCTATTCTGACAGACCCGTGAATTTTGCCTCGATCCAGTCACCGCCTCATTAGACAAAGTTTTTGGCGCATATGATATATGCCAATTTAGCATATTATTTATGGTAAACTATAATGTTTTTCTTAAGAGCTGAAAACATTAATTTCTTGTAAGAAGAGGGGAAAATGGCAAAGGTTCCTGTAAGCATTGAAGAAGAAATGAAGGTGTCCTACCTTAATTACGCCATGAGCGTAATAATCGGCAGGGCGCTTCCTGAGGTAAGAGACGGGCTTAAGCCTGTGCAGAGAAGAATACTCTATGCGATGTTCAGGGAGGGCCTTCTTCCCGGCAAAAGATATTCAAAGTGCGCCGGTGTTGTCGGAGAGGTCTTAAAGAAGTATCATCCCCATGGCGACACCGCTGTCTATGACGCCCTTGTGAGGCTTGCGCAGGATTTCAACATGAGATACCCGCTGATAGACGGACAGGGCAACTTTGGCTCGATTGACGGAGACCCTGCTGCCGCATACCGTTACACAGAGGCAAGGCTCGCAAAACTCTCGGAAGAAATCCTTGCGGACATAGATAAGGAGACGGTTGACTTTCAATCCAATTTTGATGAGACCAC
This window harbors:
- the carB gene encoding carbamoyl-phosphate synthase large subunit, which encodes MPKRTDIKKILLIGSGPIVIGQACEFDYSGTQACKALREEGYKVVLVNSNPATIMTDPEIADATYIEPLTADTIELIIKKERPDALLPTMGGQTALNLAVELAESGALEKYNVELIGAKLHAIKKAEDRELFKEAMQKIGLEVPESAAVTSMEEGFSIIERIGFPAILRPAFTLGGTGGGIAYNMEEYTELLDNGLKLSPVHQVLVEKSVIGWKEYELEVMRDMKDNVVIICSIENFDPMGVHTGDSITVAPAQTLTDKEYQRMRNAAIAIIREIGVDTGGSNIQFALNPKDGRMVVIEMNPRVSRSSALASKATGFPIAKIAAKLAVGLTLEEIPNDITRETPASFEPAIDYVVTKVPRFAFEKFPTADSTLTTQMKSVGEMMSIGRTFKESLQKAIRSLEIDSYGFEEIDISTAELKAKLKMPNADRLWYIAQAMRNGMSVNEIYELTWIDPWFLNNIRQIVDFEKKIQDSRFKIQEKNNFRTSELPSFRSVLRAAKEYGFSDRRIAKLSGKTEAEIRKLRNESGIKPVYKMVDTCAAEFAAYTPYMYSTYEKPFHSVHGSRFTVHGTESEINPTERKKVIILGSGPNRIGQGIEFDYCCVHAVFALKELGYETIMINCNPETVSTDYDTADRLYFEPLTIEDVLSIIEAEKPEGVIVQFGGQTPLKLAVPLEKEGVKILGTSPDSIDRAEDRRRFKELLHKLKLKQAESGTAMSTDEAIAVAKEIGYPVMVRPSYVLGGRAMEIVYDESSLIDYMKRAVKASPEHPVLIDKYLAGAIEVDVDAISDGSDVIVGGVMEHIEEAGIHSGDSACSLPPYSLNKDIVAEIKKQTKALARELNVIGLMNIQFAVRDNEIYILEVNPRASRTIPYVSKATGVPLAKLAAKVILDKTLKELGLTTEKEIKHVAVKEAVFPFDRFSGVDIILGPEMKSTGEVMGIDEDFGIAYAKAQLSSNNRIPVSGKIVISVRDEDKDGICDIVKKLHAMGFEVIATRGTAEHLSNKGIEVEVINKVNEGRPHIVDLIKNKEVNFIINTVSDAQAQRDSFSIRHSALQYRVPYTTTVSGAKAVVNAIEMLRRKNISIKSIQEYHRA